A section of the Pediococcus inopinatus genome encodes:
- a CDS encoding PTS sugar transporter subunit IIB yields the protein MNEQQRKVIFRVDNRLVHGQIAVNWKQAYQFSAIIVPDNELAHDRLNQAIMKMAITAANLKGYFVSVDEAPDTIKQLSVVHPSFLLDRQAKDSIFVVCRTPAVARKLIEGGVKADSVTLWNMFNQPGKQKVNGVVYMDQEDLDDVKAIKGTGVSVAIQETPYSKKISVPDSF from the coding sequence ATGAATGAACAACAAAGAAAAGTTATTTTTCGAGTGGATAATCGTTTGGTACATGGACAGATTGCTGTTAACTGGAAGCAAGCCTATCAATTTAGTGCAATTATTGTTCCGGATAATGAATTAGCACATGACCGATTGAATCAAGCGATAATGAAAATGGCCATTACAGCAGCTAACTTAAAGGGTTACTTTGTGAGTGTTGATGAAGCACCTGACACTATAAAACAACTCTCAGTTGTTCATCCTAGTTTTTTGTTGGACAGACAGGCAAAGGATTCCATATTTGTTGTTTGTCGAACACCAGCAGTTGCGAGAAAACTGATTGAAGGAGGGGTAAAAGCTGATTCGGTAACATTATGGAATATGTTTAATCAGCCAGGTAAACAAAAAGTTAACGGTGTAGTTTATATGGATCAAGAGGATTTAGATGATGTCAAAGCTATTAAAGGAACCGGAGTATCAGTAGCTATCCAAGAAACACCATATTCAAAAAAGATTTCCGTACCTGATAGTTTTTAA
- a CDS encoding carbohydrate ABC transporter permease, with amino-acid sequence MAQRKKHISTVEVRNFGPKTNLFFNIVIGLFALTCLLPLIFIVIISLSSENSLVSNGYQFWPEHWSLAGYEYLATMSGQLLNALGISILVTVFGTLVNATFTSTYAYSISRTSFKYKKFFTIFCLITMLFTPGMVANYIVMTNLLQLKDTIWALILPMAVSPFNIIVMRTFFKRQVNESIIEAARIDGAGELRIFARIVLPLAVPGIATISLFAALGYWNDWFNALLYIQDSHLVPLQYLLMKIQSNIQMLSQNASQSAQYAGGAARIPQEATRMAMVVISILPIALSYPFFQKYFVKGLTIGGVKE; translated from the coding sequence TTGGCGCAACGCAAAAAACACATTTCTACTGTGGAGGTCCGTAACTTTGGCCCAAAAACAAATTTATTTTTCAACATTGTGATCGGACTTTTCGCACTGACATGTTTACTACCTTTAATCTTTATTGTGATCATCTCACTGTCTAGCGAAAATTCCTTAGTGTCTAACGGTTATCAATTTTGGCCTGAACATTGGAGTTTGGCCGGCTATGAATATCTAGCCACCATGAGTGGACAACTGCTAAACGCGCTTGGCATCTCCATACTAGTAACGGTATTCGGTACGCTAGTTAATGCTACTTTCACCTCTACTTATGCCTACTCGATTTCACGGACAAGCTTTAAATACAAAAAGTTTTTTACCATTTTTTGCTTAATTACGATGCTGTTTACGCCCGGAATGGTCGCTAACTATATCGTCATGACCAATCTGCTTCAGTTAAAAGATACTATCTGGGCGTTAATCCTACCCATGGCGGTCAGTCCGTTTAACATCATCGTCATGCGAACCTTCTTCAAACGTCAGGTAAACGAGTCGATTATCGAAGCCGCCCGGATTGACGGAGCTGGTGAACTACGGATCTTTGCTCGCATCGTTTTACCATTGGCAGTTCCAGGAATTGCTACTATCAGTCTATTCGCGGCGCTAGGCTACTGGAACGATTGGTTTAACGCGTTACTGTATATCCAGGATTCGCACCTGGTACCTTTACAGTATTTACTAATGAAGATTCAATCTAACATTCAAATGCTGTCACAAAACGCATCCCAAAGCGCTCAATACGCTGGTGGGGCTGCCAGGATTCCGCAAGAGGCAACGCGAATGGCCATGGTTGTCATTTCCATTTTGCCAATTGCGCTCAGCTATCCATTTTTCCAGAAATACTTTGTCAAAGGGCTAACTATTGGCGGTGTAAAAGAATAA
- a CDS encoding PTS sugar transporter subunit IIB produces the protein MPVVLARVDQRLIHGLIVNQWAQSLNAKRFMVVDDVVSQNEDLKASMRMSKPAGTGMSIINTEKAITNFNNGNYDAQRVFVLVKEPSKLLELIDAGIKIPKVNLGIMFAEDGRTPLTKFVALNDQEKADIKKIQDKGVPVTIQYVPADPEEDINKYLK, from the coding sequence ATGCCAGTAGTATTAGCTCGAGTAGATCAACGCCTGATTCATGGGTTAATCGTAAATCAATGGGCACAGTCATTAAATGCTAAACGATTTATGGTTGTAGATGATGTTGTTAGTCAAAATGAGGATTTAAAAGCAAGCATGCGTATGTCTAAGCCTGCAGGAACCGGAATGTCAATTATTAATACGGAAAAAGCAATTACTAATTTTAATAACGGCAATTATGATGCGCAACGGGTTTTTGTTTTAGTAAAAGAACCAAGTAAATTATTGGAATTAATAGATGCGGGAATTAAAATTCCTAAGGTGAATTTAGGTATCATGTTTGCGGAAGATGGTAGAACGCCATTGACTAAATTTGTTGCATTAAATGATCAGGAAAAAGCGGATATTAAAAAGATTCAAGATAAAGGTGTACCGGTCACAATTCAGTATGTACCGGCCGATCCTGAGGAAGATATAAATAAGTATCTCAAATAA
- a CDS encoding PTS system mannose/fructose/sorbose family transporter subunit IID, producing the protein MMSEKEIKEENKKSVITKHDLNRMGVRWCFMGVNAFNYETQEGPGYTYAVAPALRKIYPNDDDYEKAIANHLKYFNTTTAMANILMGATTAMEEKESVKSLDAVQGLKTSLMGPLAGIADTLIWVLWPTIIGSISGYMAIKGNPLGAIIWFLCNIAFFFVKVWFTRLGYFSGTKLITSLGDRISIFTESASIMGLTVVGALIASVVTVTTPITFKFGAVKMGLQADILDKIMPALLPVLLTWWM; encoded by the coding sequence ATGATGAGTGAAAAAGAGATAAAAGAAGAAAATAAAAAATCTGTAATTACTAAGCATGATCTAAATCGTATGGGTGTTCGTTGGTGTTTTATGGGTGTAAATGCCTTTAATTATGAAACACAAGAAGGTCCGGGATACACATATGCTGTAGCACCAGCATTACGTAAAATTTATCCAAATGATGATGATTATGAAAAAGCAATTGCTAACCATTTGAAATATTTCAATACAACTACGGCTATGGCGAATATTTTAATGGGTGCAACGACAGCTATGGAAGAAAAAGAGAGTGTAAAGTCTCTTGATGCTGTACAAGGTCTAAAAACTTCCTTAATGGGACCTTTAGCCGGAATTGCTGATACGTTAATTTGGGTATTGTGGCCAACGATTATTGGTTCAATATCTGGATATATGGCTATAAAGGGAAATCCACTAGGAGCTATTATCTGGTTCTTGTGCAATATCGCGTTTTTCTTTGTAAAAGTTTGGTTTACTAGATTAGGTTATTTCTCAGGAACAAAACTCATTACTTCTCTTGGAGACAGAATTTCTATCTTTACCGAGTCTGCATCGATTATGGGACTTACAGTTGTTGGTGCTTTAATAGCTAGTGTTGTTACTGTTACAACGCCAATTACATTCAAATTTGGAGCAGTTAAAATGGGATTACAAGCTGACATTTTAGATAAAATTATGCCAGCACTACTTCCAGTATTGCTTACATGGTGGATGTAG
- a CDS encoding ABC transporter permease, which translates to MQNTAVPQLTQKKPPKPKLITRIKSNGPLLLFAIPGAIWMIFFFYIPIMANVVAFKNFHFSPEGFIASLQSSPWVGFKNFEFLFSSNAAWIITRNTVLYNLGFIVLNLIISVFFAVVMSQLRNKKLIKVYQTSMLLPYFLSWVVISYFVYAFISPNQGLINSLITGSGGEAISWYNAPKYWPFILLFIGTWKSIGYNSILYFASAMGVDPTLYEAAEIDGANKWQQIKHVTIPALIPLMTLMTILAIGNIFRADFGLFYQVPQNSGSLYNVTSVLDTYIYNGLTSTGDIGMSSAAALYQSLVGFVLLMISNAIVRKVDSDSALF; encoded by the coding sequence ATGCAAAATACTGCCGTTCCTCAACTCACACAAAAAAAGCCACCTAAACCAAAATTAATTACACGAATTAAAAGTAATGGTCCGCTACTTTTGTTTGCCATTCCAGGTGCCATCTGGATGATTTTCTTCTTCTACATCCCGATCATGGCAAATGTCGTAGCTTTCAAAAACTTTCATTTTTCACCCGAAGGTTTTATTGCAAGTTTACAAAGTAGCCCCTGGGTTGGATTTAAAAACTTTGAATTTTTATTTTCTTCAAACGCAGCGTGGATTATCACACGAAATACAGTGCTTTATAACTTAGGCTTCATCGTTTTAAACCTAATCATTTCTGTATTTTTTGCGGTTGTCATGAGTCAGTTACGAAACAAAAAACTGATCAAAGTCTATCAAACTTCTATGCTACTTCCTTACTTTCTATCTTGGGTTGTCATCAGCTACTTCGTCTATGCGTTTATCAGTCCCAATCAAGGTTTGATTAATTCATTAATCACGGGCAGTGGCGGTGAAGCAATTAGTTGGTACAACGCCCCCAAATATTGGCCGTTTATCTTACTGTTTATTGGAACATGGAAAAGCATTGGTTATAACAGTATTTTGTATTTTGCCAGTGCTATGGGCGTTGATCCCACCCTTTATGAAGCTGCTGAAATTGACGGCGCAAATAAATGGCAGCAGATCAAACACGTTACCATTCCCGCCCTGATTCCTTTGATGACTTTGATGACCATTTTGGCTATTGGGAATATCTTCCGTGCTGATTTTGGTCTCTTCTATCAAGTTCCTCAAAACTCCGGCAGCCTCTACAATGTCACTTCAGTTTTAGATACATACATCTATAACGGATTGACCTCAACTGGTGACATCGGCATGTCGAGCGCCGCGGCACTTTATCAATCTTTAGTCGGTTTTGTCCTTCTAATGATTAGTAACGCGATTGTGCGAAAAGTTGATTCAGACTCAGCCTTATTCTAA
- a CDS encoding sigma 54-interacting transcriptional regulator gives MDNKRLKTNREKVIESLKELSLALLDSKALGVSANTIAKKIDIQRSTVSLYLNELVRNNEAIKINTRPVYFLDANFYQKNKDKLSRVTEYIQDKESEKINRDPFDDLVGSEGSLKDVVDQLKSAVIYPPRGLSTLLVGDSGVGKSFIAQLAYKFAQQKGLVKGKWVVLNCAEYADNPELLSSILFGNVKGAFTGAETDKSGLLKAAEDGYLFLDEVHRLTPENQEKLFQYMDSGTYRRVGETDQVHTSNARLIFATTEKQNADFLQTFLRRIPLVIQIPDFQERTRKERIDLITMLFFKEATTIQRNLYIASEVVQVLIQNVDKGNVGKLASIVKLSCAEALLRAGSGETDIHIKLDSLPNDFLRTTTVQDISTTKDYKIQIQFKSEKIKSRNTIERDHLYQFTEKLIQTVLQYGSNKITKHEFYNQIGNVENGLIDYISFELRIIKTNAFSEYVEQTLKSILANLYVNIGISQFNSSANLLTKLIIYINDYEDDQEIKSLDQTVLILRQKFADEMKLTDRIVSASEKQFDVHNKALYQILVFTFIYSQNQKMVDRETNAVIITHGYSTAESLASTVNRLLGSYVYESFDMPLDASVDDIVREIKAYFKTVDIEKPLVILVDMGSLKALDQRLKEIYSGAIAIISGVSTEIALDIGHKVLQNNIDKETLEKSAVGAIPKVTVVEPIKRENVILTTCITGIGAATYLQKLIQNNTHGEITVISKDFYELKKNGTADPLFEKYHVKIIVGTDDPCISEIPYLSVEGLINRDVGDPVFLTAFPNVFTTESLARMNSSIVRAFTVDNIANNMAALDPTVTVAQVEGCVTKLERSLGTKMDVYLKISLYMHLCFMFERVVQGEPNLDYHDVDKFSQCYGHFIEITKDALSDMQHYYSVKIPVSEIGFIFDILKNRVDLSNIE, from the coding sequence TTGGATAATAAGCGACTAAAGACAAATCGAGAAAAAGTAATTGAAAGTTTAAAAGAATTAAGCCTAGCGCTATTGGACTCGAAAGCGTTAGGAGTTTCGGCTAATACAATTGCAAAAAAAATAGATATTCAGCGTAGTACAGTCAGCCTATATTTGAATGAACTTGTTAGAAATAACGAAGCGATCAAGATTAATACCCGTCCTGTTTACTTTTTGGATGCAAATTTCTATCAAAAAAATAAAGATAAGCTATCAAGAGTTACAGAATATATTCAGGATAAAGAAAGTGAAAAAATTAATCGTGATCCTTTTGATGACTTGGTGGGTAGCGAAGGTAGTTTGAAGGATGTGGTTGATCAATTAAAATCGGCTGTCATTTATCCACCAAGGGGACTATCCACACTCTTAGTGGGAGACTCAGGGGTTGGTAAGAGTTTTATTGCGCAATTAGCTTATAAATTTGCCCAGCAAAAAGGACTGGTCAAAGGAAAATGGGTGGTCCTTAATTGTGCAGAATATGCTGACAATCCCGAATTGTTGTCGAGTATTTTATTTGGTAACGTAAAAGGTGCTTTTACGGGAGCAGAAACAGATAAAAGTGGCTTGTTGAAAGCCGCGGAGGACGGATATCTTTTTTTGGATGAGGTCCACAGGTTAACTCCTGAGAATCAGGAAAAACTATTCCAATATATGGATAGTGGCACTTATCGACGAGTTGGCGAAACTGACCAAGTGCATACATCAAATGCCAGATTAATCTTTGCCACTACTGAAAAGCAAAACGCAGATTTTTTACAAACGTTTTTACGGCGCATTCCTCTTGTGATTCAAATACCAGATTTTCAAGAACGAACACGGAAAGAACGAATTGATTTAATTACGATGCTGTTTTTTAAGGAAGCTACAACAATTCAGCGGAACTTATACATTGCTTCTGAGGTGGTGCAAGTTCTTATTCAAAACGTCGATAAGGGTAACGTTGGAAAATTAGCCAGTATCGTTAAACTATCATGTGCTGAGGCTTTATTGCGCGCGGGATCTGGAGAAACAGATATTCACATAAAATTGGATAGTTTACCAAATGACTTTTTGCGCACAACCACGGTACAGGACATTTCAACAACCAAAGATTACAAAATCCAGATTCAGTTTAAATCCGAAAAAATTAAAAGCCGCAATACAATCGAACGGGATCATCTTTACCAATTTACGGAGAAACTTATTCAAACCGTCTTGCAGTATGGATCAAACAAAATAACGAAGCACGAGTTTTATAATCAGATTGGTAATGTAGAGAATGGGTTAATTGATTATATTTCGTTTGAATTGCGAATAATAAAAACCAATGCTTTTTCTGAATATGTAGAACAAACGTTAAAAAGTATCTTAGCTAATTTATATGTAAATATCGGAATTAGTCAATTTAATAGCAGTGCAAATTTACTAACTAAGCTGATCATTTACATTAATGATTATGAGGATGATCAAGAAATTAAAAGCCTTGATCAAACTGTCCTGATTCTTAGACAAAAGTTTGCTGATGAAATGAAATTAACTGACCGAATTGTGAGTGCCAGCGAAAAGCAATTTGATGTTCACAATAAGGCGTTATATCAAATTTTAGTTTTCACGTTTATTTATTCTCAGAACCAAAAAATGGTTGATCGAGAAACCAATGCGGTAATTATTACCCATGGGTATTCAACGGCTGAGAGTTTGGCTTCAACCGTTAACCGCTTGCTAGGAAGTTATGTTTATGAAAGTTTTGATATGCCTTTGGATGCTAGTGTTGATGATATTGTACGTGAAATAAAAGCGTATTTTAAAACTGTTGATATTGAAAAACCGCTTGTCATTTTGGTGGATATGGGTTCTTTAAAAGCCTTAGATCAACGCTTGAAAGAGATTTATTCGGGCGCCATTGCTATTATTTCAGGAGTGTCTACTGAAATTGCTTTGGATATTGGGCATAAAGTCCTTCAAAACAATATTGATAAGGAGACACTTGAAAAAAGTGCTGTGGGCGCAATCCCTAAAGTTACAGTTGTTGAGCCAATTAAGCGTGAAAACGTAATTTTGACAACATGCATTACAGGAATCGGAGCGGCAACTTACTTACAGAAATTGATCCAGAATAATACACACGGAGAAATTACTGTTATTTCAAAAGATTTTTATGAACTCAAAAAAAACGGGACAGCAGATCCGTTGTTTGAAAAGTATCATGTAAAAATCATTGTTGGCACAGATGATCCATGTATTTCGGAAATCCCATATTTATCTGTAGAAGGTTTAATAAATCGAGATGTGGGTGATCCAGTGTTTTTGACAGCATTTCCAAATGTGTTTACAACAGAAAGTTTGGCACGAATGAACAGCAGTATTGTGCGTGCATTCACTGTTGATAATATTGCGAATAATATGGCCGCTTTGGATCCAACTGTGACAGTTGCACAGGTAGAAGGCTGTGTGACAAAGCTGGAACGAAGCTTAGGAACTAAGATGGATGTTTATCTGAAAATTAGTCTATACATGCATCTCTGTTTTATGTTTGAGCGGGTTGTTCAAGGAGAACCTAACTTAGATTATCATGATGTAGATAAATTTTCACAGTGTTATGGACACTTCATTGAAATTACAAAAGATGCGCTTAGTGATATGCAACACTACTATAGTGTTAAGATACCGGTTTCAGAGATTGGTTTTATTTTCGATATTTTAAAAAATAGAGTAGATCTATCAAATATAGAATAG
- a CDS encoding IS110 family transposase — translation MNLYLGIDVGKNKLDFCALDSDQHCRFQDETTNDLNGAVKIKQVILTETKTHHYEKITVGMEATSVYNFHPMTFFAEDSELQALGLSVITINPYTSHHFSQLFDDGKTDAIDAKQLADLLRIKPLGTSVARQENYVALQRLTRERYHLVKQMTDSKNHFLNNLYYRCNTLERELPTSVFGSTMMTLITDEELTLDEAAALPLDELVTHLQQLAHGKFGDAEAVAKAIKKATRSSYRLSKVVTDSVDEILAVYANEIRMLKKQIQVLDKTITQISTQITDINCLTSVPGIGPVYAAGIVAEIGQIERFPDESHIAKYAGLAWLPHESGTSVRQATPRTRKGNQYLRYYLVEAANSIRRYDVTYQRYYHKKYEEVPKYRHRRAIVLTARKLVRLVEVLLRNHQFYIPPKVV, via the coding sequence ATGAATTTATATTTAGGTATTGATGTTGGTAAAAATAAATTAGACTTTTGTGCTTTAGATTCTGATCAACATTGCCGTTTTCAAGATGAAACTACTAATGATCTTAATGGTGCCGTTAAAATTAAACAGGTAATCTTAACTGAGACTAAAACCCACCATTATGAAAAGATAACTGTTGGTATGGAAGCCACCTCGGTCTATAATTTTCATCCGATGACTTTTTTCGCCGAAGATAGCGAGTTACAAGCCTTAGGCTTATCGGTTATCACCATTAACCCCTATACGTCACATCATTTTAGCCAGTTATTTGATGATGGTAAGACGGATGCGATTGATGCCAAACAATTAGCTGATTTGTTACGGATCAAACCACTGGGAACTTCAGTTGCTCGCCAAGAAAACTATGTGGCTTTGCAACGTCTAACACGGGAACGTTATCACTTGGTTAAACAAATGACTGATTCTAAAAATCATTTTTTGAATAATCTTTATTATCGTTGTAATACGTTAGAACGGGAGCTGCCAACATCCGTTTTTGGTTCAACTATGATGACCCTAATTACTGATGAAGAGTTAACCTTGGACGAGGCAGCGGCGCTACCTCTTGATGAATTAGTCACCCATCTTCAACAGTTAGCTCACGGTAAGTTTGGTGATGCCGAAGCCGTTGCTAAAGCTATTAAGAAAGCAACCCGTTCTTCTTATCGCCTATCAAAAGTCGTAACAGATTCTGTTGATGAAATTTTGGCGGTCTATGCGAATGAAATTCGGATGTTAAAAAAACAAATCCAAGTTTTGGATAAAACAATTACACAGATATCTACTCAAATCACAGATATCAATTGTTTAACTAGTGTTCCCGGTATTGGCCCAGTTTATGCGGCTGGTATTGTGGCAGAAATTGGTCAAATTGAACGTTTTCCCGATGAAAGTCATATTGCCAAGTATGCTGGCCTGGCTTGGTTACCACATGAATCAGGCACAAGCGTTCGTCAAGCTACACCACGAACTCGTAAGGGTAATCAATATCTTCGTTATTATCTAGTTGAAGCTGCCAACTCGATAAGACGTTATGATGTTACTTACCAACGCTATTACCACAAAAAATATGAAGAGGTACCCAAGTATCGTCATCGTCGAGCTATTGTCTTGACGGCACGAAAGCTTGTAAGATTGGTGGAAGTCTTGCTTAGAAACCATCAATTTTATATACCACCCAAAGTGGTATAG
- a CDS encoding PTS mannose/fructose/sorbose/N-acetylgalactosamine transporter subunit IIC, whose translation MMQLIQDLLIILLAAWMCIDQNGLVIVSYFPVIVGFITGLIMGDITTAMYIAGTFELMQLGVANLGGSSMPNYGLATIIGALLAIRTGTGVKTGIAVGLPVGMLAIQLDVFIKIINQFIQRRMERLNHEHNWKAMLRQPLYGVGLFGLETGIPTAILVFLGPTAVNVILKWLPEWFTNGLTIAGGLLPVVGVAMLLHYMPTQKFFTFIIIGFVLTAYLKVPILGIALIGFGCAYYYFNSEMKRADEKQEVKTVGTVNDQGDDYDE comes from the coding sequence ATTATGCAATTAATTCAAGATTTACTTATTATTTTGTTAGCAGCTTGGATGTGTATTGATCAAAATGGTCTTGTTATTGTTTCCTATTTCCCAGTTATTGTTGGTTTTATTACTGGTTTAATCATGGGAGATATTACAACAGCAATGTATATTGCTGGAACTTTTGAACTTATGCAATTAGGTGTTGCGAACCTTGGTGGTTCATCGATGCCTAATTATGGGCTTGCGACAATTATTGGTGCACTTCTGGCTATTCGAACAGGAACTGGTGTAAAAACTGGGATTGCAGTTGGATTGCCAGTTGGTATGTTAGCTATTCAATTGGATGTATTTATTAAGATTATTAACCAATTTATTCAAAGAAGAATGGAACGTCTTAATCATGAACATAACTGGAAAGCTATGTTGCGTCAGCCTTTATATGGTGTTGGTTTGTTTGGACTAGAAACAGGAATTCCAACAGCTATTCTAGTCTTCCTTGGACCAACTGCTGTTAATGTGATTCTCAAATGGTTACCTGAGTGGTTTACAAATGGACTAACGATTGCTGGTGGATTGTTGCCAGTTGTCGGTGTTGCGATGTTGTTACATTATATGCCTACTCAAAAATTCTTTACATTCATTATCATTGGGTTTGTATTGACCGCGTATTTGAAAGTACCAATCCTAGGTATTGCTTTAATCGGATTTGGTTGTGCTTATTACTACTTCAATTCAGAGATGAAACGAGCAGATGAAAAGCAGGAAGTCAAAACGGTTGGAACTGTAAATGACCAAGGAGATGATTATGATGAGTGA
- a CDS encoding ABC transporter ATP-binding protein, whose product MVEINLEHIYKKYSGNDNYSVSDFNLTIHDHEFIVFVGPSGCGKSTTIRMIAGLEDITNGELKMDGTVINNLAPKDRDIAMVFQNYALYPNMTVYDNMAFGLKIQHIKKDEIRKRVANAAEILGLEGFLQRKPAALSGGQRQRVALGRAIVREAKLFLLDEPLSNLDAKLRVSMRAQIAQLHQRLKTNMIYVTHDQVEAMTMADRIVITNHGTIQQVGTPAELYNQPVNQFVAGFMGSPSMNFFEATLHEGKITTADNAITLSLPTNKLTKLQDKGYADKLLTVGIRSEDIHTNEEIVATLPNATVQAKVEVSELLGVESMLYSRVGDTEFVARVNAQDHHRPGENVQMAFEMSRAHFFDQDTQETIA is encoded by the coding sequence ATGGTTGAAATCAACTTAGAACACATTTATAAAAAATACTCAGGTAATGACAATTACTCAGTTTCTGATTTTAATTTAACCATTCACGATCACGAATTTATCGTCTTTGTTGGCCCTTCTGGTTGTGGTAAGTCAACGACAATTCGCATGATTGCAGGTCTTGAAGACATCACAAATGGTGAGTTAAAAATGGACGGCACAGTTATCAACAATTTGGCACCCAAAGATCGGGACATCGCAATGGTATTTCAAAATTATGCGCTCTATCCCAACATGACCGTCTACGACAATATGGCCTTTGGACTGAAAATTCAACACATTAAAAAAGATGAGATAAGAAAACGCGTTGCAAACGCTGCTGAAATTCTAGGCCTTGAGGGTTTCCTACAGCGCAAACCGGCAGCTTTATCTGGAGGACAACGTCAGCGAGTGGCATTGGGACGTGCAATTGTTCGAGAAGCAAAACTATTCTTACTTGATGAACCCTTATCAAACTTAGATGCCAAACTTCGCGTTTCAATGCGCGCACAAATTGCTCAACTTCATCAACGTTTAAAAACAAATATGATTTATGTCACCCATGATCAGGTTGAAGCGATGACCATGGCAGACCGAATCGTCATCACTAATCACGGCACAATTCAGCAAGTGGGAACACCGGCAGAATTATATAACCAACCTGTCAATCAATTTGTAGCCGGTTTCATGGGTTCCCCTTCGATGAATTTCTTTGAGGCAACTTTACATGAGGGCAAAATTACAACGGCTGACAACGCAATTACGCTCAGCCTTCCAACAAATAAATTAACGAAATTACAAGATAAAGGTTATGCCGACAAACTTTTGACAGTAGGAATCCGATCTGAAGATATTCACACTAATGAAGAAATTGTGGCCACTTTGCCAAATGCAACTGTCCAAGCCAAGGTAGAAGTTTCCGAGTTGCTTGGGGTGGAATCCATGCTCTACTCAAGGGTCGGGGATACCGAATTCGTGGCTAGAGTTAACGCTCAAGACCACCACCGTCCCGGAGAAAATGTCCAAATGGCTTTCGAAATGAGTCGTGCCCATTTCTTTGACCAGGATACTCAAGAAACCATCGCATAA